Proteins from a genomic interval of Dunckerocampus dactyliophorus isolate RoL2022-P2 chromosome 5, RoL_Ddac_1.1, whole genome shotgun sequence:
- the gnb5a gene encoding guanine nucleotide-binding protein subunit beta-5a gives MRSPPIPEMATQEVQLNETLAHLKTESETLKSKLEEERAKLHDVELHQVAEKVEGLGQFVMKTRRTLKGHGNKVLCMDWCKDKRRIVSSSQDGKVIVWDAFTTNKEHAVTMPCTWVMACAYAPSGCAVACGGLDNKCSVYPLSLDKNENLAAKKKSVAMHTNYLSACSFTNSDMQILTSSGDGTCALWDVESGQLLQSFHGHAADVLCLDLAPSETGNTFVSGGCDKKANVWDMRSGQCIQSFETHESDINSVRYYPSGDAFASGSDDATCRLYDLRADREVAIYSKESIIFGVSSVDFSLSGRLLFGGYNDYTINVWDVLKGTRVSILFGHENRVSTLRVSPDGTAFCTGSWDHTLRIWA, from the exons ATGAGATCCCCTCCAATCCCTGAAATGGCGACACAGGAGGTTCAGCTCAACGAGACTCTGGCGCATCTCAAAACGGAGTCGGAGACGCTCAAGTCGAAGCTGGAGGAGGAAAGAGCCAAGCTGCACGACGTCGAGC tgCATCAAGTGGCAGAGAAGGTGGAAGGCCTGGGTCAGTTTGTCATGAAGACCCGAAGAACTCTAAAGGGTCATGGCAACAAAGTTCTGTGCATGGACTGGTGTAAGGACAAACGGAGGATTGTCAGCTCCTCACAG GATGGAAAAGTGATCGTGTGGGATGCCTTCACTACCAACAAG GAGCACGCCGTGACAATGCCTTGCACCTGGGTGATGGCCTGCGCCTACGCCCCGTCTGGCTGTGCTGTAGCTTGTGG TGGCCTGGACAACAAATGCTCAGTGTATCCTCTCTCCCTGGACAAGAATGAGAACCTGGCTGCAAAGAAGAAGTCTGTGGCCATGCACACAAACTACTTGTCTGCTTGTAGCTTCACCAACTCGGACATGCAG ATACTGACTTCCAGCGGGGATGGCACATGTGCATTATGGGATGTGGAGAGTGGGCAGTTGTTGCAGAGTTTCCATGGACACGCGGCAGACGTGCTGTGTCTGGACCTAGCCCCCTCTGAGACTGGAAACACTTTTGTGTCAGGG GGCTGCGATAAGAAGGCCAATGTGTGGGATATGCGTTCAGGACAGTGCATTCAGTCCTTTGAAACTCATGAATCTGACATCAACAGTGTGCG TTACTATCCCAGTGGAGATGCATTTGCATCTGGTTCAGATGATGCTACA TGCCGCCTGTATGACTTAAGAGCAGACAGAGAAGTAGCTATCTATTCCAAAGAGAGCATCATATTTGGCGTGTCCAGTGTTGATTTCTCTCTCAGTG GACGGCTCCTTTTTGGTGGCTACAATGACTACACCATTAATGTTTGGGATGTACTCAAAGGAACACGGGTGTCTATTTTGTTTGGACACGAGAACCGTGTCAGTACATTGCGGGTGTCCCCCGATGGGACGGCCTTCTGCACAGGCTCTTGGGACCACACCCTTCGA ATCTGGGCTTAA